A section of the Bacteroidota bacterium genome encodes:
- a CDS encoding High-affinity nickel transporter: MYFSTIISIEIFATFFTGLLSSMVHVVSGPDHLAAVTPLAVDRQKRSWLVGFYWGIGHTLGILIIGILFYFFREILPVEKISAISEQLVGVILILIGTWAIVRTYYSKFNKSHSHPHIHTKPNTYVHVHDHSHEENQNHKHGHTKEGRNASLSSFLIGIFHGLAGVSHLLAILPTLALPSNYEAGSYLFGFGIGTIMAMVGFSMIIGYVAFKSSKKDKTFNFKALKTASGILAIAVGILWIINTF, encoded by the coding sequence ATGTATTTCTCTACAATAATTTCAATTGAAATATTTGCAACATTTTTTACAGGGCTTTTATCAAGTATGGTTCATGTAGTTTCCGGACCAGACCATCTTGCTGCCGTAACACCTTTGGCAGTAGATAGACAAAAAAGGTCGTGGTTAGTAGGTTTTTATTGGGGCATTGGACACACATTAGGAATTTTGATTATAGGCATTTTATTCTATTTTTTCAGAGAAATACTGCCTGTTGAAAAAATTTCTGCAATCAGCGAACAATTAGTAGGAGTAATATTAATTTTGATAGGTACTTGGGCAATTGTTAGAACATATTATAGTAAATTCAACAAATCGCATTCTCATCCACATATTCACACAAAACCAAACACTTATGTTCATGTCCACGATCATTCGCACGAAGAAAACCAAAACCACAAACATGGCCATACAAAAGAGGGAAGAAATGCAAGTTTATCTTCATTTTTAATAGGAATTTTTCATGGCTTAGCTGGAGTTTCTCACCTTTTGGCTATCTTGCCAACGCTTGCTTTACCGTCTAACTACGAAGCTGGCTCGTATTTATTTGGCTTCGGAATTGGGACAATCATGGCAATGGTAGGCTTTTCAATGATAATTGGATATGTAGCATTTAAAAGTTCAAAAAAAGATAAAACTTTTAATTTCAAGGCTTTAAAAACTGCAAGTGGAATATTGGCTATTGCAGTAGGAATATTATGGATTATTAATACTTTCTAA
- a CDS encoding helix-hairpin-helix domain-containing protein produces MWKDLFSFSRRERNGIFVILFLIIVIYSATKLFSFFAEEEIYDYSEYETQILEFEESLIRKPISSTNNEKFNPFKFNPNTISIDSLELFGFNKKVVKTINNYRKKSGKFYKKEDFKKIYGISSIQYEFLKSYIEIPQKKQYHTSENKKTVVEKSDSLFYFDPNTIDYQNLMKLGFSDKVAKTYLKYRTSGGKFYKKEDLKKIYGITDNFFAKLKPYIHFIDTTQINQKNKEYNESQLSRKIIEVELNSADSANLESLNGIGKILSVRILKYRDMLGGFYETDQLKEVYGITEATYIRLKTKIFVDTSLIKLININFASKAELEKHPYLNYKDAKSIIKFRAKNGSFKNIHVLREKTVVSENTFEKLRHYLAIE; encoded by the coding sequence ATGTGGAAAGATTTGTTTTCATTTTCTCGTCGAGAAAGAAATGGAATATTTGTTATACTATTTTTAATTATAGTTATTTACTCTGCTACAAAACTGTTTTCATTTTTTGCAGAAGAAGAAATATATGATTATTCGGAATATGAGACCCAAATTTTGGAATTTGAAGAATCTCTAATAAGAAAGCCAATCTCATCTACTAATAACGAAAAATTCAACCCATTTAAATTCAACCCTAATACGATTTCTATTGACAGTTTAGAATTATTTGGTTTCAATAAAAAAGTAGTGAAAACTATAAATAATTACAGGAAAAAAAGCGGCAAATTCTACAAAAAAGAAGATTTTAAGAAAATTTATGGCATAAGTTCAATCCAATATGAATTTTTGAAATCATATATCGAAATTCCACAAAAGAAACAATATCATACATCTGAGAATAAAAAAACTGTAGTTGAAAAATCTGATTCTCTTTTTTATTTTGATCCAAATACAATTGACTATCAAAACTTGATGAAATTAGGATTTTCTGATAAAGTAGCCAAAACATATTTAAAGTATAGAACCAGTGGTGGAAAATTTTATAAAAAGGAAGATCTGAAGAAAATATATGGAATAACTGATAATTTTTTTGCAAAACTTAAACCTTATATTCACTTTATTGATACTACGCAAATAAATCAAAAAAATAAGGAATATAACGAAAGTCAGCTATCTCGTAAAATTATTGAAGTGGAATTAAATTCAGCTGATTCTGCAAATCTTGAAAGTTTAAATGGCATTGGTAAGATTCTATCAGTTCGGATATTAAAATATAGAGATATGTTAGGCGGATTCTATGAAACAGACCAACTAAAAGAAGTTTATGGAATTACCGAAGCTACATATATCAGATTGAAAACCAAAATATTTGTCGATACAAGTTTGATAAAATTGATTAATATAAATTTTGCAAGTAAGGCAGAGCTTGAAAAACATCCATATTTGAATTATAAAGATGCAAAATCAATCATCAAATTCAGGGCAAAAAATGGCAGCTTCAAAAATATTCATGTTCTCAGAGAAAAAACAGTTGTTTCAGAAAATACTTTCGAAAAGCTTAGGCATTATTTAGCTATAGAATAG
- the recQ gene encoding DNA helicase RecQ: MGKKKDISLYKYLKKYFGFDKFKGNQKKIIENVLANRDSFVLMPTGGGKSLCYQLPAMIREGTAIIISPLIALMKNQVDAMRSFSMDDGIAHFYNSSLTKAAVVTVKEDVIAGKTKLLYVAPESLTKEDNILFLQQIKISFYAVDEAHCISEWGHDFRPEYRKIRPIIERIGQAPVIALTATATPKVQHDIQKNLGMLKANVFISSFNRPNLYYEIRPKVNASKEIIKFIRQHSGKSGIIYCLSRKKVEELAETLQVNGIKALPYHAGMDSTTRTGNQDSFLMEVVDVIVATIAFGMGIDKPDVRYVIHYDIPKSLEGYYQETGRSGRDGGEGKCITFYSYKDIQKLEKFMQGKPVAEQEIGKQLLLETVAYAESSICRRRLLLHYFGEIYKRDNCESCDNCLNPKTLFEGKDYVVQSLEAILEVKEKFKAEHIANILSGNITAAVKSYKHHLLEIFGSGRENDVKFWNAVFRQSMVARLITKDIENYGLLKLTKEGKLYLDDPKSFMLSKDHEYEDSDDGYVQGVGGGSGAVDPELFALLKDLRRQISKSKGLPPFVIFQDPSLEDMAIQYPITMDEMKNISGVGSGKALRYGKEFIDLIKKHVENNEIERPQDMVVKSVVNKSGMKVFIIQSIDRKLPLDDIANAKGLEMIDLIKEIEVIVNSGTKLNIDYYINSVIDEDKKADIYEYFKEEAETESIEAAIDELGEAEYSEEDIRLVRIMFMSEMGN, translated from the coding sequence ATGGGTAAAAAGAAAGATATTTCATTGTACAAGTATTTGAAAAAATATTTTGGATTTGATAAGTTTAAGGGAAACCAAAAAAAGATAATAGAAAATGTTTTAGCAAATAGAGATTCTTTTGTTCTTATGCCAACAGGTGGGGGTAAATCCCTTTGTTATCAGTTACCGGCTATGATTAGAGAAGGTACAGCCATAATTATTTCCCCGCTGATAGCTTTAATGAAAAATCAAGTTGATGCTATGAGAAGCTTTAGTATGGATGATGGAATTGCTCATTTCTATAATTCTTCACTTACAAAAGCTGCGGTTGTTACCGTAAAAGAAGATGTTATAGCCGGAAAAACCAAACTATTATATGTTGCTCCCGAATCTCTAACAAAGGAGGATAATATTCTTTTTTTACAACAAATCAAAATCTCTTTTTATGCTGTAGATGAGGCACATTGTATTTCTGAATGGGGACACGATTTTAGACCAGAATACCGTAAAATTCGTCCAATAATTGAAAGAATAGGACAAGCTCCTGTAATTGCTCTTACAGCAACAGCAACACCAAAAGTGCAACACGACATACAAAAAAATCTTGGAATGTTGAAAGCAAATGTTTTTATTTCATCCTTCAACAGGCCTAATTTATATTATGAAATACGACCAAAAGTTAATGCATCAAAAGAAATAATAAAATTTATCAGACAACATTCTGGAAAGTCTGGAATAATTTATTGCTTAAGCAGAAAAAAAGTTGAAGAACTTGCAGAAACATTACAAGTGAACGGAATAAAAGCCCTTCCATATCATGCTGGTATGGATTCTACTACAAGAACTGGCAATCAAGACAGTTTCTTGATGGAAGTAGTTGATGTAATTGTTGCAACTATTGCTTTCGGAATGGGAATTGACAAACCAGACGTTCGATATGTTATTCATTATGATATTCCGAAAAGTCTCGAAGGCTATTATCAAGAAACCGGAAGGTCTGGCCGCGATGGTGGCGAAGGAAAATGTATAACTTTTTATAGCTATAAAGATATTCAGAAATTAGAAAAATTTATGCAAGGAAAACCTGTTGCAGAACAGGAGATTGGCAAGCAATTGCTTCTCGAAACTGTTGCATATGCAGAATCTTCTATTTGTCGAAGAAGGTTGCTCCTACATTATTTTGGCGAAATTTATAAAAGAGATAATTGCGAATCTTGCGATAATTGCTTGAATCCTAAAACTTTATTTGAAGGAAAAGATTATGTTGTTCAGTCATTAGAGGCAATACTTGAAGTTAAAGAAAAATTCAAAGCCGAACATATTGCAAATATTCTGTCAGGAAATATAACAGCTGCAGTAAAATCATATAAGCACCATTTATTAGAAATATTTGGTTCAGGAAGAGAAAATGATGTTAAATTTTGGAATGCTGTATTTCGCCAATCTATGGTAGCACGTTTAATTACCAAAGATATTGAAAACTATGGGCTTCTAAAATTGACGAAAGAAGGAAAATTATATCTTGACGATCCTAAATCTTTCATGCTATCGAAAGATCACGAATATGAAGATTCCGATGATGGTTATGTTCAAGGCGTTGGAGGAGGTTCAGGAGCAGTAGATCCTGAATTGTTTGCATTATTGAAAGACCTTAGACGTCAAATCTCAAAATCAAAAGGATTACCTCCTTTTGTAATTTTTCAAGATCCATCCTTAGAAGATATGGCTATTCAATATCCTATCACTATGGACGAAATGAAAAATATTTCAGGTGTAGGTTCCGGAAAAGCACTTCGTTATGGCAAGGAGTTTATCGATTTGATAAAAAAACATGTCGAAAACAACGAAATTGAACGACCTCAGGATATGGTTGTAAAATCTGTAGTTAACAAATCCGGCATGAAAGTTTTTATCATTCAGAGCATCGACAGAAAATTGCCTTTAGATGATATTGCCAATGCCAAAGGGCTGGAAATGATAGATTTAATTAAAGAAATTGAAGTAATCGTAAATTCAGGGACAAAACTTAATATAGATTATTACATAAACAGTGTAATTGATGAAGACAAAAAGGCTGATATTTATGAATATTTCAAGGAAGAAGCTGAAACAGAATCGATTGAAGCTGCCATTGATGAACTTGGAGAAGCAGAATATTCCGAAGAAGACATCAGATTAGTAAGAATTATGTTTATGTCTGAAATGGGAAATTAG
- a CDS encoding sigma-70 family RNA polymerase sigma factor translates to MEKNPNLSDKAKFDYNLVLMAKDGDQKAYAELLQRYRDSIYYMLLKMVNNKSDADDLTIEAFGKAFKSIHQYSPSYAFSTWLFKIATNNCIDFLRKKKGPHISIDQTGDDKDYEPKIVLEANVNDPEEELIKKQKAILMKTVVQKLKPRYRQLIELRYFKEFSYEEIADELELPIGTVKAQLFRARELLSNILKNSNLKYK, encoded by the coding sequence ATGGAAAAAAATCCTAATCTTTCTGATAAAGCAAAGTTCGATTACAATTTAGTTTTGATGGCCAAAGATGGCGATCAGAAAGCCTACGCTGAATTATTGCAACGTTACAGAGATTCAATATACTATATGCTTCTTAAAATGGTGAACAACAAAAGCGATGCAGACGATCTCACTATTGAAGCATTTGGGAAAGCATTTAAAAGTATTCATCAATATTCACCTAGCTATGCATTCAGCACATGGCTTTTTAAAATAGCAACTAATAATTGCATAGATTTCTTAAGAAAAAAGAAAGGTCCTCATATCTCTATAGATCAGACTGGTGATGATAAAGACTATGAACCAAAAATTGTTTTAGAAGCAAATGTTAATGACCCTGAAGAAGAGCTAATAAAAAAGCAAAAAGCAATATTAATGAAAACTGTTGTTCAGAAACTTAAACCTCGATACCGACAGTTGATTGAACTTCGATATTTTAAAGAGTTTTCATATGAAGAAATTGCCGACGAATTAGAATTGCCCATAGGAACAGTTAAAGCTCAGTTGTTTAGGGCAAGAGAATTGCTTTCTAATATCTTAAAAAATAGCAATTTGAAATACAAATAG
- a CDS encoding TatD family hydrolase, which produces MYFIDTHSHIYLKHFKNDVKEVVNRAAKQGVKYIFLPNIDSSSIDDMFNVSKQFPKICFPMIGLHPTSVEEDFEFELKVVEKVLSEHKFIAIGEIGIDLYWDKTFIEEQKFALKTQLELALLNNLPVVIHSRDSFNEVYEILESYGKGKLSGIFHAFSGSVEQAEKIIDLGFKIGIGGVVTYKNSGLADTVREIDLSNIVLETDSPYLTPVPKRGKRNEPTYLIYIAKKLSEIYNMKVEEIAQITSNNVRDIFNFN; this is translated from the coding sequence ATGTATTTTATTGATACACATTCTCATATATACTTAAAGCATTTCAAAAACGATGTAAAAGAAGTTGTGAATCGGGCAGCAAAACAAGGTGTTAAATATATTTTTCTTCCCAATATTGATAGCTCTTCTATAGACGATATGTTCAATGTATCAAAGCAATTTCCAAAAATTTGTTTTCCAATGATTGGCTTGCATCCAACTTCAGTTGAAGAAGATTTTGAATTTGAGTTAAAAGTTGTAGAAAAAGTCCTTTCAGAACATAAATTCATTGCAATTGGCGAGATAGGAATAGACTTATATTGGGACAAAACTTTTATTGAAGAACAGAAATTTGCTTTAAAAACCCAGCTTGAATTAGCTTTATTGAATAATTTACCTGTAGTAATTCATTCACGAGATTCGTTTAATGAGGTTTATGAAATTTTAGAAAGTTATGGCAAAGGTAAGCTTTCAGGTATTTTTCATGCTTTTTCGGGAAGTGTTGAACAAGCTGAAAAAATAATTGATTTAGGTTTTAAGATTGGTATTGGCGGAGTGGTAACATATAAAAATTCGGGTTTGGCAGACACAGTACGAGAAATTGATTTAAGCAATATTGTACTTGAAACAGATTCACCATATTTAACTCCAGTTCCGAAACGAGGAAAAAGAAACGAACCAACATACCTTATATATATAGCAAAAAAACTTTCTGAGATTTATAATATGAAAGTAGAAGAAATTGCTCAAATAACTTCAAACAATGTAAGAGATATTTTTAATTTTAATTAA
- a CDS encoding phosphoglycerate kinase codes for MIDINTFNFSGKRAIIRVDFNVPLNDKFEITDDTRIRAALPTIKKIISDGGSVILMSHLGRPKTGFEEKFSLRNLVAYLSKLLEQEVKFASDCIGEIPEKMAKELKSGEILLLENLRFYKEETKGDVEFAKKLSELADVYVNDAFGTAHRAHASTTIIAKFFRENKLFGFVIKNELESIGQVLNKSKRPFTAILGGAKVSSKITIIENLLPKVDNLIIGGGMTFTFIKAMGGNIGASLIENDYLEMARDILSKAKEKNVKIALPVDAVIADKFDNNANREFCEIHEIKPEWMGLDIGNESISNFSEIIENSETILWNGPMGVFEMENFSYGTKKIADAIVSATEKGAFSLIGGGDSVAAINKYNLADKVSYVSTGGGALLEYIEGKELPGIKAIL; via the coding sequence ATGATTGATATTAATACTTTTAATTTTTCAGGAAAACGAGCAATAATCAGAGTAGATTTTAATGTTCCATTGAACGACAAATTTGAAATTACTGATGATACACGCATTAGAGCAGCATTGCCAACTATTAAAAAAATTATTTCAGATGGTGGTTCAGTAATTCTAATGTCTCATCTGGGAAGGCCAAAAACTGGATTTGAGGAAAAATTCTCGCTTCGTAATTTAGTCGCTTATCTTTCTAAATTGCTTGAACAAGAGGTAAAATTTGCCAGCGATTGTATTGGCGAAATTCCTGAAAAAATGGCAAAAGAATTAAAATCGGGAGAAATTTTGTTACTCGAAAATCTAAGATTTTACAAAGAAGAAACTAAAGGCGATGTTGAATTTGCAAAGAAACTTTCGGAACTGGCTGATGTGTATGTGAACGATGCATTTGGAACTGCTCATCGTGCTCACGCTTCAACAACAATTATTGCCAAATTTTTTCGAGAAAACAAACTTTTCGGTTTTGTGATAAAGAATGAATTAGAAAGTATTGGACAAGTTTTAAATAAATCAAAACGTCCATTTACAGCTATTTTGGGAGGTGCAAAAGTTTCATCGAAAATTACAATAATTGAAAATCTTCTTCCGAAAGTTGATAATTTGATAATTGGCGGAGGTATGACTTTCACTTTTATTAAGGCAATGGGAGGAAATATTGGAGCTTCTCTTATTGAAAATGATTATTTGGAAATGGCAAGAGATATTTTGTCGAAAGCTAAGGAAAAAAATGTTAAAATTGCTCTGCCTGTAGATGCCGTAATTGCCGACAAATTTGATAATAATGCAAATAGAGAATTTTGTGAAATTCACGAAATAAAACCTGAATGGATGGGTCTTGATATTGGAAATGAAAGTATATCAAATTTTTCTGAGATCATTGAAAACTCAGAGACTATTTTATGGAACGGTCCAATGGGAGTTTTTGAAATGGAAAATTTCAGTTATGGTACCAAAAAAATAGCCGATGCAATTGTTTCTGCAACAGAAAAAGGAGCATTTTCCTTGATTGGAGGTGGCGATTCGGTAGCTGCAATCAACAAATATAATCTTGCAGATAAAGTAAGTTATGTCTCAACCGGAGGCGGCGCTTTGCTTGAATATATTGAAGGGAAAGAGTTACCGGGTATTAAAGCTATTCTTTAG
- a CDS encoding putative porin, translated as MKKKISILILFFCVSFSYAQCDTVVEKDIIDSWILIDNFSEKEIVEMDTFLENFQTINPIFRNSISNTTLGNFGMANISNVYFDRKQNNLFFLQAYDLYFLNPEKNVFYNTKKPYTNLSYAKSGAKGREEELLEVIHTQNVNPFFNVGFTYNLISSIGKYNRQEVKNNSYSLWTSYEKNRYSIHGNWNSNKFRIYENGGLSNDEDFTNGSNTSLEYIDVNLDDAKSEILDKSLLIVQKYDLGKTITEIGKDSIENDVFVKKSTIVHKLQLERKSRLYEDGIDTIFYNNIFLDSIQTYDSAAFKLMTNTFQWNFEKMFADSTSIFYNFSLSNKLSDSYYYNENEILSSSFIGASARNNISKNVWNINSQFCFEGYNQGEYFLNAILMRRLNLNSDSAVVAVKLKYSNSSPDYFLQNYNSNYFGWANDFVTEKRLSSNILFNIPSRFFKIGLNYALISNHIYFNELAIPVQSNDEISIVSANIDKAFKFWRFKTNHKFVVQYSDNKAIAIPKFATYNSIFYEQFLLKKVLKVQLGVDFYYNTKFYSYAFMPSTNVFYLQNEKLIGEHPYFDIFLNIKLKTVRFFLKYSHINSEISKLDYFSALHYPLNPMTFKSGLSWTFYD; from the coding sequence TTGAAAAAAAAAATTTCCATATTAATTTTGTTTTTTTGTGTATCGTTTTCGTATGCACAGTGCGATACTGTTGTCGAAAAAGACATAATAGATTCATGGATTCTGATTGATAATTTTTCTGAAAAAGAAATTGTTGAAATGGATACTTTTTTAGAGAATTTTCAAACAATAAATCCGATTTTCAGAAATAGTATATCTAATACTACATTGGGAAATTTTGGGATGGCAAATATTTCAAATGTTTATTTCGACAGAAAACAAAACAATCTATTCTTTTTGCAAGCTTATGACTTATATTTTCTTAATCCGGAGAAAAATGTTTTTTATAACACAAAAAAACCATATACTAACCTAAGTTATGCAAAGTCTGGAGCAAAAGGAAGAGAAGAGGAATTGTTAGAAGTTATTCATACTCAAAATGTTAATCCGTTTTTTAATGTTGGGTTTACCTATAATTTAATATCTTCGATAGGAAAATACAATCGTCAAGAAGTAAAAAACAATTCTTATTCATTATGGACGAGCTACGAAAAAAACAGGTACTCAATTCACGGAAATTGGAATTCAAATAAATTCCGAATTTACGAAAATGGAGGACTTAGCAATGATGAAGATTTCACTAATGGATCTAATACAAGTTTGGAATATATTGATGTGAATTTAGACGATGCAAAATCTGAAATCTTGGACAAAAGTTTGCTGATAGTCCAAAAATATGATTTAGGAAAGACAATTACTGAAATCGGAAAAGACTCTATTGAAAATGATGTATTTGTGAAAAAAAGTACAATAGTTCATAAATTGCAATTAGAGCGAAAAAGCAGACTTTACGAAGATGGAATTGATACAATATTTTATAATAATATTTTTCTTGATTCAATACAGACATACGATTCTGCAGCATTTAAGCTTATGACAAATACTTTTCAATGGAATTTCGAGAAAATGTTTGCAGATAGCACTTCGATATTCTACAATTTTAGTTTGTCTAACAAACTTTCAGATAGTTATTATTATAATGAAAACGAAATACTTAGCTCATCTTTTATTGGAGCATCTGCCAGAAACAATATCTCAAAAAATGTATGGAATATTAATTCTCAATTTTGTTTTGAAGGCTACAATCAGGGCGAATATTTTTTAAATGCAATTTTGATGAGGCGTTTAAATCTCAATTCCGATTCTGCTGTGGTAGCTGTAAAACTAAAATATTCGAATTCAAGTCCCGATTATTTTTTACAAAACTATAATTCAAATTATTTTGGTTGGGCTAACGATTTTGTTACAGAAAAACGACTGAGTTCAAATATTCTTTTTAATATCCCATCTCGATTTTTTAAAATAGGCTTAAACTACGCTTTAATTTCTAATCATATATACTTTAATGAATTAGCAATCCCTGTCCAAAGTAACGATGAAATTTCTATAGTTAGTGCAAATATCGACAAAGCATTTAAATTTTGGCGATTTAAGACAAATCATAAATTTGTTGTTCAATATTCAGATAATAAAGCGATTGCAATTCCTAAATTTGCTACTTACAATTCTATTTTCTATGAACAATTTTTATTGAAAAAAGTTTTAAAAGTTCAATTAGGTGTAGATTTTTACTATAACACAAAATTTTATTCCTATGCATTTATGCCATCGACAAATGTTTTTTATTTGCAAAATGAAAAATTGATTGGAGAGCATCCTTATTTCGATATTTTTCTAAACATTAAATTAAAAACCGTAAGATTTTTCCTAAAGTATTCTCATATAAATTCGGAAATCAGCAAATTAGATTATTTTTCGGCTCTTCATTATCCATTAAATCCGATGACGTTCAAGTCTGGATTATCATGGACATTTTATGATTAA
- a CDS encoding rhomboid family intramembrane serine protease: MFGSAVEQTLGSKKFIIYFFITGIGAALLHTLILHYRISSVQEAFLAFQNTPSPEYFKIFMQDNFSQYFEIISRDDYFKSLFSEYAKYPDNPQLAQGAINFIDSIIGQIMDIPTVGASGAIFGIVLAFGMLFPNAKMFFIFVPFPIKAKYFVIIYGIIELYEGVMNQPGDNVAHFAHLGGMLFGFLLLKYWKTKN, from the coding sequence ATGTTCGGTTCGGCTGTTGAACAAACATTGGGAAGCAAAAAATTCATTATTTATTTTTTCATTACAGGAATTGGTGCAGCGTTGCTACATACTCTAATTTTGCATTACAGAATATCATCGGTGCAAGAGGCATTTCTTGCTTTTCAAAATACTCCATCTCCGGAATATTTCAAAATTTTTATGCAAGACAATTTTTCGCAATATTTCGAAATTATTAGTCGAGACGATTATTTCAAAAGCCTTTTTTCCGAATATGCAAAATATCCAGACAATCCTCAATTGGCACAAGGTGCCATTAATTTCATAGATTCAATAATTGGGCAAATTATGGATATACCCACTGTAGGGGCTTCAGGTGCAATTTTTGGAATTGTACTCGCATTTGGAATGTTGTTCCCGAATGCTAAAATGTTTTTTATTTTTGTTCCGTTTCCGATTAAAGCAAAATATTTTGTGATTATATATGGTATTATCGAACTCTATGAAGGTGTTATGAATCAGCCGGGCGATAATGTTGCACATTTTGCACATCTTGGCGGAATGCTTTTTGGGTTTTTATTATTAAAATATTGGAAAACAAAAAATTAG